ACAGGTTCTCCGAGACTTCTGCCGACGGGCGACGGTCGCAGGGCTGAAGGCCGCGGAGGATCGGGATGAGTGGCGCCATAGGTATGCGCCCTGCGAACAGTGCCGATTCTCGGCCGGGGGTACGTTCTGCTCGCGGTTCGAAGTCCCTAGCTTTGTCGCTCTTTCGGCTGACGGGGAATGCGGGCCCTCCGCTTCTGCGTTTGAGGGGCTGCGGTAACTGCTCAAGGCGTTAGCACTTCTGTCCGGACGCCGCATCATAACGGCAAGATTGGCGTGCAAAAGCCGTCGCCGCGCCGTGCACAAGCCGCCGCCGCGCTACAGTCACCGCCCTGCCCGCGCGCCGGACGCTGCGGCCCGCCAGGTCGACCTCGAGGTCAGCCAGATGGAGCAGCGGGTTCGGCTTCCCCGCATAGCGCCGCGCGACCGAGCCGATGCGTGCGGAGAGTTCCGACAGGTCGAAGGGCTTGACCATGTAGTCGTCGCCCCCCGCGTTGAGGCCCGCGATCCGGTCCGGCACCTTGTCGAGCGCGGTCAGCACGATCACCGGCGTCGTATCGCCCCGCGCGCCCGCCACGCAAAACCCTGCCGGCAGTCCTCGCGGCGCGCCTAGCGCATCTTGCGGGTGGCGTTGATCCACTCAACCATCTCGACATCAAGCGCCTGCAGGATCTCGGCCGCACGCTCTGCATCGCCACGATTGACGAGTTCTTCCAGAGCCATGTGCACGCCGCGATGCATCCGCTGCACCCCGTCGATCGCCTCGCGGTTCGCCACCGGGTTCATGCCAACTCCTTCAGCCTGCCCTCACGCGCGGCGGGCAAGATGGCAGAGCTGCCCCAACACGGCAACACCCCGCTCCTGCACCCCCGCCGGAACCGGCACGATTGCACCGGAAACGCCCGCTGGCTACAGACGGAGACGACGCAACCGGAGGACGCCGCCATGGCCTGCACCTGCCTCACCCGCCGCCGCTTTCTCGCCGCGACCGCCGCGGGGTCCGGCCTCGCGCTCATGGGCTGCAACACCGAGCCGCCAACGCTGGTCTCGGCCGACCAAGTCGACGCGATGGGCCGCAACGCATGGTCCCAATTGCGCGCCGAGGTGCCGGAATCCCGCAATGCCGAGTATCGCGAGGTGCTGTCGGGTGTGTCGGGGCGGCTCCTGCGCCAGATGGGAGAGTCCCCTGGCGACTGGGAAATCCGCGTCTTCGCCACCCCAGAGGTCAATGCCTTCGCCCTGCCCAGCCGCAAGGTCGGCGTCTACGAGGGCATGTTCGGCGTCACGCAGAACCCCGACCAGCTGGCGGCGGTGGTCGGCCACGAGATCGGGCACCTCAAGGCAAACCACCCGCAGGAACGGGTCAGCGCCGAGGTTGCGACCGACATGGGGCTGCGCGTAATCTCGGGCCTGCTAAGCGCAGGCGAGATCGGCAATGCCGACACGATCTCGGCGGCGCTGGGGCTGGGCGCGCAGGTGGGCCTGTTGTTGCCCTATTCCCGCCAACAGGAGTTGGAGGCCGATGCCTTCGGCCTGGGCGCCATGGAACGGGCGGGATACGAGGGGCGCGAGGCGATCGCCCTGTGGCGGCGGATGGACGCGACAGGCGGGGCGCGGGGGCCCGAATTTCTTGCCACCCATCCGGCCCCCGCCTCGCGCATCGAAGCGATGGAACGGGTGCTCGCAAGCCTTCCGGCCTGACGGCGCGTCGCGACGGCCCGTACCGGCCGAGAGCCGTTGGTGACGCGCAGACGTGACCGACAGGCTGACATTCTTGCGGGCGCCCGCAACCAGTCGGCCGCAGTCGGCGATCACAAGCCGCGCGAACGCGCTCTCGAAGAAGAAGAACAGCGAGGACGCCTTGGCCGGCACCCTCGCACGGCTCCACCGCTTTCCTCAGAAGACCGGTGCCTGGAGCGCGTCTGCGCGTCGTCACCGCCGGTGCGGTCACATCAACCTTCGGCGCTCTCGCCGCTCATGTAGATCGACATGAAGGCGGGCTCGCCCATCCGGTCGAGCGTCGCAAGCTGGCGGTCGAGCCAGTCCCAGTGGCCCTCTTCGTCCAGGACGATCTTCTCGAACAGCGTCCGCGTGCCGATATCGTTCGCCTCGGCGGCGTCGCGGGCGGCCTTGCTGTAGAACTCGATGGCACCCTGCTCCTCGGACTTGTCGTCCTGGAACAGCCTCTTGAGCGTTTCGGCCATCTTCGGTGTCTTGGTAGGCGTGAGTTCGGGTGTCCCGCCGAGGAACATGATCCGCTCGATGAACTGGCCGGCATGGCCCAACTCTTCCTGCATCTCCTCGCGCATCCGCTGGGCCAGCTTGTCCAGCCCCCAATCCTCCAGCGTATGCGCGTGCAGCAGGTACTGGTTGACTGCGGTCAGTTCCATCGCAAGCGCGGTTTGCAGGTTCTCGATGCTCTTGCTGCGGTCGCTCATTGGTCGTCCTCCGTGTCTGTTGCAATTCACCCCTGACCTAACCACGCGCGGCCAAGGTTGAACCGGGGCGCGGCAAAGCGTCTCGAAGCTCGACGCAAGCGGCCGGGACGCGTTGCGGCGCAGGCCGGCCTTCAGCCTGTTTTGCGGCCCCCAAATGCAAACGGCGCGGACCCAAGGCCCGCGCCGTGAAACAGGATCGCACCCGCAAGGGTCGGCGACTCACTCCTCCTCGAGCTTCTCCACCGCCTCTTGCAGCTCGTCCTTAGAGACTTCCTTCTCGCTCACCTCGGCCAGTTCGGCGATGTAGTCGACCACCTTGTCCTCGAAGATCGGCGCGCGAAGCTGCTGCTGCATCTGTGGGTTCTGGCGGACGAACTCGAAGAACTGCTGCTCTTGGCCCGGGTATTGGCGCGCCTGCGCCATCACCGCCTGGGTCATCTCGTTGTCCGAGACCGTCACCTCGGCCTTGCGCCCGATCTCGGCCAGCAAGAGGCCCAGCTTGACCCGACGCTCGGCGAGCGTCTGGTGCTCTTCGGTCGGCTCGATCTCGCCATGGTCGTGGCCTTGAACCTCCGGGTGCTCCTCATGCCAAAGCTGGTGCGCGATCTGCTTGGCCTCGGCTTCCACCAGGCTCGGCGGCAAGTCGAAGCTCACCTTTTCGTCCAGCACGTCCAGCAACTGGCGTTTCATGACCGCGCGGGCCGCGCCGGCGAACTCGGCCTCAAGGCGCTCGGCCACGGTCTTCTTCAGCGCGGCGAGGTCATCGGCCCCGAACTGCTTGGCCAGTTCGTCGTCGATCTCGGCGGGCTTGGGTGCTTTCACCGCCTTGACTGTCACGTCGAAGGTCGCCTCCTGGCCCTTCAACTTCTCCGCTCCGTAATCCTCGGGGAAGGTCACGGTGACGGTCGCCTCCTCGCCCGCCTTGGCCCCGATCAACTGCTCCTCGAAACCGGGGATGAAGCTTTGCGAGCCCAGAACCAGCGGGTAATCCTCGGCCGCGCCGCCCTCGAACGGCTCGTCGCCCAACTTGCCGACGAAATCGATGACGACCTGGTCGCCCTCCTTGGCCTTGGAGCCCTTGCGGCGGTCCTGGAAGTTCTGGGCACTCTCGGCCAGCTTCTCCAGCGCCTCGTCGATCTCACCGTCGCCGGCCTTGACGACCAGCTTCTCGAGCGCGATCCCCTTGAGCTCAAGTTCGGGAATCTCGGGCAGCGCCTCGTAGGTCATCTCGACGACGACGTCGTCGCCCTCCTTCCAGTCCTCGCCGACCATCTTGACCTCAGGCTGCAGGGCGGGCCGATCGCCGGTTTCCTCGAAATGCGCGTTCATCGCGCCATCGATGGTTTCCTGCATAACCTCGCCCATGACACGCTGGCCGAACTGCTTTTTCAGCAGCGGCATCGGCACCTTGCCCTTGCGGAACCCCTTCATCTCGACCTGGGGCTGGGCCTCGGCGAGTTTCTCGTTAACCTTCTCGTCGAGTTCGGCGGCGCTCACGGTGATCGTGTAGCCGCGCTTGAGGCCGTCGTTCAGGGTCTCGGTGACCTGCATCCTGTCCTGTCCTTCTCATCCGTTCATGGTGCGGGTGGAGGGACTTGAACCCCCACGCCTTGCGGCGCTTGGACCTAAACCAAGTGCGTCTGCCAATTCCGCCACACCCGCGAAAGCCGAAGGGGCCGCCCGTGACGCGCCGGGCCGCCCCCGAAAATCCGCGCCCTTCTAACAAAGCCCCGCAGCCGATGCGAGCGGAAAAAGCGCCCCCGACGGCCCGCGAAACCGGCCCTTTGAGCCCGGATCGCTCGCAGCGGAACGTCCGCCCCGCCCGGGGTCGCGTCCGCTGAGAGCCGGCGCGCGCGAGTGTCCCCGAAGGCCCCCGCCCGGCACTGGCCTTCGCGCCCAACGCGGGAGAGCCGATCACAGGCCGAGCGCGAAGAACACCCGCGGCAGCATCTCGGGCAAGTCCTCGGCGATGAGTCCTGGCCCGAAGACGCGGGCGGCCTCCACGTGCAGCCACGCCGCGGCCTCGACGCGCCCGTGGATCTCGCCGGATGCGCCGGGCGCGGCGAGAAGCCCCGCGATCATGCCGGACAGTACGTCGCCCGCCCCGGCGGTGCCGAGCCAGGGCACCGAGCGGTCGTATAGCGCGGCGTGGATCGAGGCCACGCCGCCCGGACTGGCGATCACCGTGTCGGGTCCTTTCAGCAGCACCGTGCAGCCGGCCCGGTCGGCCGCCCGGCGCGCCGCGTCCACCTTGGACATGCCCACGCGGCGGCGCGCGGCATGCGAAAGGTCGGGGAACAGCCGTGCGAACTCACCCTCATGAGGCGTCATTACGCACGTTCGATGGGTGAGCGCGAAGAGCGCCTCCGCGTCGCCGGCAAAACTCGTGAGCGCATCGGCGTCCAGCACGACGCGGCGGCGCTCCGCATCCGTCCGGCCCGTCACCGCGTCCACGGCGGTCGCGACGAGCGCACGGGTCGCCGCCCCAACGCCGAGCCCCGGCCCCAGGCACAGGGCGGTCAGCCGGTCGTCGGCCAGCATCTCCGCCAGCGCCTCGGGCCCGGCGAGCGGACGCAGCATGATCGCGGTCAGTTGCGCGGCGTTCTCGATCAGCGCTGCGGGCGGGCACGCCACGGTCACGAGCCCCGCGCCCACCCGAAGCGCCCCGCGCGCGGCCAGCCGCCCCGCGCCCCCGCACCCGACGCCACCGGCCAGCACCACCGCATGCCCGCGCGCATACTTGTGCGCAGCGGGACCGCCCGCAGTGAACAGGCTGCCCGGCCACGACCCATGCCTGCCCTCGGCCCGGCTCACGCGCCGCACGCGCGCGGGATCGGGCGGCGCATCCGGCGGCACGGACGGGCGGTCATGCGGTTCGAGACCAATATCAACGACGACCACCTTCCCAGACGGCATCGGCGGCGGCCCAAGATAGTGCCCGACCTTGGCCCGGTGAAACGTGACGGTAAGGTCTGCCGCGACCTGCCCCGCAGGCGGCGGCGCGCCCCGCCCGCCGGGAAGAGCCGGCAAAAGCATCTCGCCCGTATCGCAATTCAGGCCGGACGGGCAGTCCACTGCCACGCCCCGGCACTGCGGCGCGTCGCGCCCGCGCAGCGCAAGGAGTGCGCGCAGCGCCACCTCGGGAATCGGCCGGCTCAGCCCTGTCCCGAACAGTGCGTCTACCAGCAAGTCAGGCGGTGCGCTCCCGTCCGGCGCGTCCGTGTCAAGCGCCCGCACGGCGCCCATCCGAGCCCAGCGGTCGTGATTGGCCCGCGCGTCCGGGGGCAGCTTCGCCGCGTCGCCCAGCAGCCACAACTCGACCGCCCAGCCCTTGTCGCGCAGACACCGCGCGACGACGAACCCGTCGCCGCCGTTGTTGCCCGGCCCGCACAACACCACGGCCCGATGCGCGCCACGCGACAGCTCCGGCCATTCCGCGAGCACCGTCTCGACCGCGCCGCGGCCCGCCCGCTCCATGAGTTCCAGCCCGGTGACCGCACCGGAGGCGATCGCCGCTTCCTCGATGGCGCGCATTTGGGCAGATGTCACGAGTTCGGTCATGCTTTACGCCCAAGATGTTCACAAACCGCCGCCCCACCGGGCAACCTGATTAAATAATGGGCAGCAGCCGGAATTTCGGAAAGCGGCCCCTCGGGACCCCAGCCTAGCCAATTGTGCGCCCTCGGCGAAAGTGGTCTGTCGGGCCTCGAACCGCCACCGAGAGGGAGTCGCGCGCCGTGAAAAAGATCGAGGCGATCATCAAGCCCTTCAAGCTCGACGAGGTCAAGGAGGCGCTGCAGGACGCCGGCGTCCAGGGTCTCAGCGTCATCGAGGTCAAGGGCTTCGGCCGCCAGAAGGGCCATACGGAACTGTATCGGGGCGCCGAATACGTCGTCGACTTTCTGCCCAAAGTTAAAATCGAGGTCGTCCTGCCCGACGACCATGTCGACGCGGCGATCGAGGCCATCGTGGCCGCCGCCAAGACCGAGAAGATCGGCGACGGCAAGATCTTCGTCTCGCCCGTCGAGCAGGCAATCCGCATCCGCACCGGCGAGACCGGCGAGGACGCTCTCTGAGAAACAGCATGTGAACGGCCGGCGCGCGCCGGCACCGACCATTACCTAAACGAGAGGGGAAGAAAGGTCACATGAGCAAGGACAAGGTTCTCAAGACCATCAAGGACGAGGATGTCGAGTATGTCGATATCCGCTTCACTGACCCGCGCGGCAAGCTGCAGCACGTCACCGTGATGAGCCACCTCGTCGACGAGGATTTCCTCGACGAGGGCTTCATGTTCGACGGCTCGTCCATCGCCGGCTGGAAGTCGATCGAAGCCTCGGACATGAAGCTGATGCCCGACACCGAAAGCGCCTATCTCGACCCGTTCTACGCCGAGAAGACGATGTGCATCCACTCGTCGGTCGTGGAACCCGATAC
This genomic window from Rhodovulum sp. ES.010 contains:
- a CDS encoding M48 family metallopeptidase translates to MAELPQHGNTPLLHPRRNRHDCTGNARWLQTETTQPEDAAMACTCLTRRRFLAATAAGSGLALMGCNTEPPTLVSADQVDAMGRNAWSQLRAEVPESRNAEYREVLSGVSGRLLRQMGESPGDWEIRVFATPEVNAFALPSRKVGVYEGMFGVTQNPDQLAAVVGHEIGHLKANHPQERVSAEVATDMGLRVISGLLSAGEIGNADTISAALGLGAQVGLLLPYSRQQELEADAFGLGAMERAGYEGREAIALWRRMDATGGARGPEFLATHPAPASRIEAMERVLASLPA
- the tig gene encoding trigger factor, encoding MQVTETLNDGLKRGYTITVSAAELDEKVNEKLAEAQPQVEMKGFRKGKVPMPLLKKQFGQRVMGEVMQETIDGAMNAHFEETGDRPALQPEVKMVGEDWKEGDDVVVEMTYEALPEIPELELKGIALEKLVVKAGDGEIDEALEKLAESAQNFQDRRKGSKAKEGDQVVIDFVGKLGDEPFEGGAAEDYPLVLGSQSFIPGFEEQLIGAKAGEEATVTVTFPEDYGAEKLKGQEATFDVTVKAVKAPKPAEIDDELAKQFGADDLAALKKTVAERLEAEFAGAARAVMKRQLLDVLDEKVSFDLPPSLVEAEAKQIAHQLWHEEHPEVQGHDHGEIEPTEEHQTLAERRVKLGLLLAEIGRKAEVTVSDNEMTQAVMAQARQYPGQEQQFFEFVRQNPQMQQQLRAPIFEDKVVDYIAELAEVSEKEVSKDELQEAVEKLEEE
- a CDS encoding P-II family nitrogen regulator, which gives rise to MKKIEAIIKPFKLDEVKEALQDAGVQGLSVIEVKGFGRQKGHTELYRGAEYVVDFLPKVKIEVVLPDDHVDAAIEAIVAAAKTEKIGDGKIFVSPVEQAIRIRTGETGEDAL
- a CDS encoding bacterioferritin, translated to MSDRSKSIENLQTALAMELTAVNQYLLHAHTLEDWGLDKLAQRMREEMQEELGHAGQFIERIMFLGGTPELTPTKTPKMAETLKRLFQDDKSEEQGAIEFYSKAARDAAEANDIGTRTLFEKIVLDEEGHWDWLDRQLATLDRMGEPAFMSIYMSGESAEG
- a CDS encoding bifunctional ADP-dependent NAD(P)H-hydrate dehydratase/NAD(P)H-hydrate epimerase: MTELVTSAQMRAIEEAAIASGAVTGLELMERAGRGAVETVLAEWPELSRGAHRAVVLCGPGNNGGDGFVVARCLRDKGWAVELWLLGDAAKLPPDARANHDRWARMGAVRALDTDAPDGSAPPDLLVDALFGTGLSRPIPEVALRALLALRGRDAPQCRGVAVDCPSGLNCDTGEMLLPALPGGRGAPPPAGQVAADLTVTFHRAKVGHYLGPPPMPSGKVVVVDIGLEPHDRPSVPPDAPPDPARVRRVSRAEGRHGSWPGSLFTAGGPAAHKYARGHAVVLAGGVGCGGAGRLAARGALRVGAGLVTVACPPAALIENAAQLTAIMLRPLAGPEALAEMLADDRLTALCLGPGLGVGAATRALVATAVDAVTGRTDAERRRVVLDADALTSFAGDAEALFALTHRTCVMTPHEGEFARLFPDLSHAARRRVGMSKVDAARRAADRAGCTVLLKGPDTVIASPGGVASIHAALYDRSVPWLGTAGAGDVLSGMIAGLLAAPGASGEIHGRVEAAAWLHVEAARVFGPGLIAEDLPEMLPRVFFALGL